A region of the Akkermansia muciniphila genome:
AGGGTAAAACACGCTCTTCTGCGTTTTAGTTCCAGCTCGCCAGGACGTAGATACTCCTTTCTTGCACTTCAAGCAACCTATTTCAACCTAACTCGTTTAAAACTCACCTCCTATAGACGTAAAATCCCAATAGCCCAAACTTGATTCCGGAGCATCCGCATGCAGCCGGCACAGGAAATACTCCTGCTCCTGCCCCACAAAAGGCTGCTGCCGCTTCTCGCGGACGTAATTAATCGTAATGGTACCCGCCCCGGGACTCCACAACATCATACTAGGACGGCAGGAACTCCGCTTCCTCCCGGACTTCCCGCTTCACGGCCTCCAGAGCCGTCTCCCTTGGATCAATCCCCCCCTGGGGAAACTGCCAGGCCCCTTTTTGCCTGGAACGTTCGCAAACCAGCAGCTTTCCGTCCTCCCAGACCAACAGCCCCGCCACATTGGGACGATACACTCTTTCCATGCCTTCTTACCTAACACAGCATCCCCGGCATTTCCAGCCATGTTTCACAAAGTTAAGCATTCCCGCCAACAAGAAAAGCATCTAAAACTCATTAGAATGGATGGTGAAGAAATTATGAAAAATACGAACATTCTTTAAATCAGTCCATTTTTTACTTTAAAAGGAAGCTCATCCATGTCATACACTTTAACGCCTTTCACGGCCAAAAGGAAAGGTGAGTGGGTGGATATAGTAAACTGGCACTTGTAGAACCTGTAGAAATCTTCCAAAAAGCACGCCAACTTCTGTTGATTCTCCGCGGACAGGCTGTTCTCCGGTTCATCCAGTAAATACAAGGAATCCTCCGTAATCTTGTGGGAAAAATAATTAAGAGCGGTCTCTCCAGAGACAACCCATGAATATTATCGTTCAACTTACTGGGGACATACTGCGACTTGCTTACCTTCTTGCAAAGATTATTCTCTCTCAACTGTTCAAAATCCTCCAGAGAATTAAGCCGAAACTTTTTCTCCTGTTATCTGAATAACGTTCAAAAAGCACCTCTCTAGTATTATCAATTTCTCCGTTAATCTTGCGAACACTCAGGATATGAGCAAAAATATCGTCACTCGTGATAATACGGCTCTTGCCGGACAGGGAAGCCTTCAATTCATAATCGCAATAATCCAGATAGTCCCCCAGGAAACTAGTTTTATTGAAAAGGGACTCACATCTGAGACGAAGCTTTTCAGCAATGATATTCAAAATCGTTGTTTTCCCGCAACCATTGCCACC
Encoded here:
- a CDS encoding NUDIX domain-containing protein, producing MERVYRPNVAGLLVWEDGKLLVCERSRQKGAWQFPQGGIDPRETALEAVKREVREEAEFLPS
- a CDS encoding AAA family ATPase, with the translated sequence MYLLDEPENSLSAENQQKLACFLEDFYRFYKCQFTISTHSPFLLAVKGVKVYDMDELPFKVKNGLI